In the Paenibacillus sp. FSL H7-0357 genome, one interval contains:
- the yabG gene encoding sporulation peptidase YabG, with protein MNLGDLVVRKSYGGDVTFRVENIVQSGAVIKGTEFRLLADAPLDDLVQVPPTRITERGQQAQIKAKESLTRLRKDRQEQSQRSGETVAGGWPQSPKEAAYFEVPGKVLHLDGDALYLNKSLSLYEQLRIPAEGHHVHESKMAETLYRLLPRVRPDIVVITGHDGVLKQPHTYDLYSLSSYKNSQNFVAAIGVAREYERNFDALTIVAGACQSHFEALLGAGANFASSPGRILIHALDPVYIAAKASFTSIRDTVSLGDVLNHTISGNQGMGGIETRGSFRIGMPRLQNLSALKVTPSAI; from the coding sequence ACTTGGTCGTTCGCAAATCTTATGGTGGAGATGTAACTTTCCGGGTGGAGAACATCGTGCAGAGTGGAGCCGTAATCAAAGGCACAGAATTCCGCCTGTTGGCGGATGCTCCCCTGGACGACTTGGTTCAAGTGCCGCCTACCCGTATTACAGAACGGGGACAGCAGGCACAGATCAAAGCGAAGGAATCATTGACAAGGTTGCGTAAGGACCGTCAGGAACAGAGCCAGCGCAGCGGAGAGACTGTTGCGGGAGGCTGGCCGCAATCCCCCAAGGAGGCGGCTTATTTCGAGGTGCCGGGCAAAGTGCTGCATTTGGACGGCGATGCGCTTTATTTGAACAAAAGTCTTAGCTTGTATGAACAGCTGCGGATTCCCGCAGAAGGACATCATGTTCATGAGTCCAAAATGGCAGAGACGTTATACCGGCTTCTGCCCCGTGTGCGTCCGGATATCGTAGTTATTACTGGCCACGACGGGGTGCTGAAACAGCCGCATACTTATGATCTCTACAGTCTCAGCAGCTACAAAAATTCGCAGAACTTTGTGGCAGCTATTGGGGTTGCAAGGGAATATGAACGGAATTTTGATGCCCTGACCATTGTGGCAGGAGCCTGCCAGTCGCATTTTGAGGCACTGCTGGGGGCGGGGGCCAATTTTGCCAGTTCGCCGGGGAGAATCCTGATTCATGCGCTGGATCCCGTCTATATAGCGGCCAAAGCTTCTTTTACCTCGATCCGTGACACTGTGAGTCTAGGCGATGTACTGAATCATACCATCAGCGGCAACCAGGGAATGGGCGGGATAGAGACACGCGGCAGCTTCCGGATCGGAATGCCTCGCCTGCAGAATCTTTCCGCGCTGAAAGTCACCCCGTCGGCGATATAG
- the veg gene encoding biofilm formation stimulator Veg, whose translation MANNALLEIKRSLEAHVGHKITLRANGGRRKTVERTGVLEETYPSVFIVKLDQEQQTFKRVSYSYADILTESVEITVCEDDGQMRIMYIKA comes from the coding sequence ATGGCTAATAACGCGCTGTTGGAAATTAAACGCAGTCTCGAAGCTCACGTCGGTCATAAGATCACGTTGCGTGCAAACGGTGGACGTCGTAAGACCGTTGAACGCACCGGTGTCCTGGAAGAAACGTACCCTTCTGTATTTATTGTCAAACTGGATCAGGAGCAGCAAACCTTCAAGCGTGTCTCCTATAGCTATGCCGATATTCTTACGGAGTCTGTGGAGATCACAGTCTGCGAAGACGATGGGCAAATGCGGATTATGTATATTAAGGCTTAA
- a CDS encoding small, acid-soluble spore protein, alpha/beta type, whose amino-acid sequence MSRRKRGMMSEELKTELAKELGFYETVERDGWGGIRAQDAGNMVKRAIQLAEQAARKS is encoded by the coding sequence ATGAGCCGCAGAAAACGAGGCATGATGTCGGAGGAACTGAAGACGGAATTGGCCAAGGAGCTTGGATTCTACGAAACGGTAGAGCGGGACGGCTGGGGTGGAATCCGGGCCCAGGATGCAGGGAATATGGTGAAAAGGGCCATTCAGCTTGCCGAGCAGGCTGCCCGGAAGTCTTAA
- the ispE gene encoding 4-(cytidine 5'-diphospho)-2-C-methyl-D-erythritol kinase, whose amino-acid sequence MKMYEKAPAKINLMLDVLHKRPDGFHEVEMIMTMVDLADRLELSEMKRDSIIISSQAGYIPLDEKNLAFQAARLIKDRYNVKSGVHIHLDKRIPVAAGLAGGSSDAAATLRGLNRLWRLGIPAQELQELGAELGSDVPFCVTGGTALATGRGERLTPIENPPQCWVVLAKPPINVSTAEVYGRVRASDIAVHPSATRMQEAIAAGDFNAVCAGLGNVLEGVTLKLHPEVQQLKEAMMKLGADGVLMSGSGPTVFGLVSKQSKVARIYNGLRGFCKEVYAVRSLS is encoded by the coding sequence TTGAAAATGTATGAGAAAGCGCCGGCCAAGATCAATTTGATGCTGGATGTGCTTCACAAGCGGCCTGACGGATTTCACGAAGTGGAAATGATTATGACCATGGTGGATCTGGCGGACCGTTTGGAGCTATCAGAGATGAAGAGAGACTCGATTATTATATCAAGCCAGGCGGGATATATTCCGCTCGACGAGAAGAACCTTGCCTTTCAGGCGGCGAGGCTTATTAAAGACCGTTATAACGTGAAGAGCGGTGTACATATCCATCTGGACAAAAGAATTCCGGTCGCTGCCGGCCTTGCCGGCGGCAGCAGCGATGCCGCAGCTACGCTGCGCGGCCTGAACAGGCTCTGGCGCCTTGGTATCCCGGCGCAGGAGCTGCAGGAACTGGGCGCCGAGCTGGGCTCGGACGTGCCGTTCTGCGTCACAGGAGGCACTGCCCTGGCTACGGGCAGAGGCGAGCGGCTGACTCCGATTGAGAATCCGCCGCAGTGCTGGGTCGTCCTGGCGAAGCCGCCGATTAATGTGTCGACGGCTGAGGTGTATGGACGCGTACGAGCGAGTGACATTGCGGTGCATCCGTCGGCAACGCGGATGCAGGAGGCCATTGCAGCGGGCGACTTCAACGCAGTCTGTGCGGGGCTAGGCAACGTGCTGGAGGGTGTGACGCTAAAGCTCCATCCTGAGGTGCAGCAGCTGAAGGAAGCCATGATGAAGCTGGGTGCAGATGGAGTGCTGATGTCCGGCAGCGGACCGACCGTCTTCGGTCTGGTATCCAAGCAGTCGAAGGTAGCCAGAATTTACAATGGACTGCGCGGATTCTGTAAGGAAGTTTACGCGGTACGTTCGCTAAGCTGA
- the purR gene encoding pur operon repressor: protein MKKLKRSQRLVDMTQFLLEKPHDLLSLSTFADRYGAAKSSISEDLAIIKEVFEGEGMGELQTLAGAAGGVRYIPRMPTEMALAFVNRLCGQLEQSDRILPGGYLYMSDLLGLPSLMEQAGKIIATAFYGVEIDVVMTVETKGIPLAYATAAQLGLPVVLVRRDHQVTEGSAVSINYVSGSHKSIHTMSLSRRALREKSRVLIVDDFMKAGGTVRGMVDLLGEFNAEVAGVGVLVESGAVETEERLLHDYVSLVKLNEVDSKVRRISAYPGNYFSS, encoded by the coding sequence GTGAAAAAACTTAAAAGAAGCCAACGTTTGGTAGACATGACCCAATTTTTGCTTGAGAAACCCCATGACCTGCTGTCGCTGTCAACATTTGCAGACCGGTATGGCGCGGCAAAGTCATCCATCAGCGAAGATTTGGCTATTATAAAAGAAGTATTTGAAGGCGAAGGCATGGGTGAGCTGCAGACACTGGCCGGTGCGGCAGGCGGGGTACGTTATATTCCTAGAATGCCAACAGAGATGGCGCTGGCCTTCGTTAACCGTTTGTGCGGACAGCTGGAGCAGAGCGACCGGATTCTGCCCGGCGGTTATTTATATATGTCTGACCTGCTGGGGCTGCCTTCTCTGATGGAACAGGCCGGAAAGATCATTGCAACGGCTTTCTACGGGGTAGAGATTGATGTAGTGATGACCGTGGAAACCAAAGGCATTCCGCTGGCTTATGCCACAGCTGCACAGCTCGGGCTGCCGGTGGTGCTGGTGCGCCGTGACCATCAGGTAACTGAGGGCTCTGCCGTTAGCATCAACTATGTATCGGGCTCGCACAAGAGCATACATACGATGTCGCTGTCGAGAAGGGCGCTGCGTGAGAAGTCGCGGGTGCTGATCGTGGATGATTTCATGAAGGCTGGCGGTACCGTACGCGGTATGGTCGATCTGCTTGGCGAGTTCAATGCCGAAGTGGCCGGTGTAGGTGTACTCGTGGAATCAGGTGCGGTGGAGACGGAAGAGCGTCTGCTGCATGACTATGTATCTCTGGTGAAGCTGAATGAGGTGGATTCCAAGGTGCGGCGGATTTCAGCGTATCCGGGTAATTATTTCTCCTCCTGA
- the spoVG gene encoding septation regulator SpoVG → MQITDVRLRRVNSEGRMKAIASITIDNEFVVHDIRVIDGNNGMFVAMPSKRTPDGEFRDIAHPISSGTREKIQSAVLAEYDRAATEEEEVIEEGA, encoded by the coding sequence ATGCAAATTACGGATGTCAGACTCCGCCGCGTCAACTCTGAGGGGAGAATGAAAGCAATCGCATCCATTACAATCGACAACGAGTTTGTTGTTCATGACATTCGAGTCATCGACGGTAATAACGGGATGTTCGTTGCTATGCCCAGCAAGCGTACACCGGACGGCGAATTCCGCGATATCGCACACCCGATTTCTTCGGGAACACGCGAGAAGATTCAATCTGCGGTTCTGGCCGAGTACGATCGCGCCGCTACGGAAGAAGAAGAGGTCATCGAAGAGGGAGCTTAA
- the glmU gene encoding bifunctional UDP-N-acetylglucosamine diphosphorylase/glucosamine-1-phosphate N-acetyltransferase GlmU, translating into MKRMAVVLAAGQGKRMKSKLYKVLHPVCGKPMVGHVLDTVKATGSQRTVVIVGHGAEQVKAHIGQDAEYVLQETQLGTGHAVKQAKDLIGGEEGTTIVICGDTPLVMAETLEGLMALHEGQHAAATVLTAVMDQPAGYGRVIRGEDGGVLKIVEQKDCTAEEAAVSEINTGTYCFDNAKLFAALEKVTNSNNQQEYYLTDVIGILRAQGDIVLGYQAHDAAESIGVNDRLALSEAEGYMRQRINRQHMLNGVTIIDPASTYIGADVIIGSDTVLYPGTQLKGKTVIGEDCVIGPSSEIEDCVIMDGAEVKHSVLNQAQVGARTTVGPFAYLRPGTILGEEVKIGDFVEIKNAVIGDGSKVSHLSYVGDASVGKNVNVGCGAITANYDGFNKSKTTIEDDAFIGSNVNLIAPVTVGKGAFVVAGSTITRSVSENDLAIARVRQENKPGYAEKIRSRAKAKKDQSSQS; encoded by the coding sequence TTGAAAAGAATGGCTGTTGTACTTGCCGCAGGTCAAGGCAAGCGCATGAAATCTAAATTATATAAAGTGCTGCACCCCGTCTGTGGCAAACCGATGGTAGGGCACGTACTTGATACAGTTAAAGCGACCGGAAGCCAGCGTACCGTTGTTATTGTCGGACATGGCGCAGAGCAAGTAAAAGCCCATATAGGCCAGGATGCGGAATATGTGCTGCAGGAAACCCAACTGGGTACCGGCCACGCCGTCAAACAGGCTAAGGATCTTATCGGCGGCGAGGAAGGCACAACCATCGTGATTTGCGGCGATACACCGCTGGTCATGGCGGAAACGCTGGAAGGGCTTATGGCACTGCACGAAGGGCAGCATGCGGCAGCAACTGTACTGACTGCTGTGATGGATCAGCCTGCAGGCTATGGACGGGTTATCCGCGGGGAAGACGGCGGTGTACTGAAGATTGTGGAACAGAAGGATTGCACCGCTGAGGAAGCAGCTGTAAGCGAAATTAATACAGGTACCTACTGTTTTGATAATGCCAAGCTGTTCGCGGCGCTGGAGAAGGTCACCAACAGCAATAACCAGCAGGAATATTATTTAACCGATGTAATCGGCATACTCCGGGCACAGGGTGATATCGTTCTGGGATATCAGGCTCATGACGCTGCGGAGTCTATCGGCGTTAACGACCGTTTGGCTTTATCCGAAGCGGAAGGTTATATGCGCCAGCGCATCAACCGCCAGCATATGCTGAACGGTGTAACCATCATTGATCCGGCTTCCACCTATATAGGAGCCGATGTCATCATTGGATCAGATACCGTGCTATATCCGGGTACCCAGCTGAAAGGCAAAACCGTCATTGGTGAAGATTGCGTGATCGGGCCTTCCAGTGAAATCGAAGACTGCGTGATTATGGACGGCGCTGAGGTGAAGCATTCCGTACTGAATCAGGCACAAGTCGGCGCACGGACTACCGTTGGGCCTTTTGCCTATTTGCGTCCGGGCACTATACTCGGTGAGGAAGTCAAAATCGGCGATTTCGTGGAAATTAAGAATGCAGTGATCGGCGACGGCTCCAAAGTATCGCATTTGAGCTATGTCGGCGATGCCTCTGTAGGTAAGAATGTAAATGTTGGCTGTGGTGCAATTACTGCCAATTATGACGGATTTAATAAATCCAAGACGACAATTGAAGATGATGCCTTCATCGGCAGCAATGTGAATCTGATTGCACCAGTCACCGTAGGCAAAGGCGCTTTTGTTGTTGCAGGGTCGACAATCACAAGATCTGTTTCGGAGAATGATTTGGCCATTGCCAGAGTAAGACAGGAGAACAAGCCGGGGTATGCCGAGAAGATCCGCTCCCGGGCCAAAGCAAAGAAAGACCAGTCGAGTCAATCGTAA
- a CDS encoding ribose-phosphate diphosphokinase translates to MTYCDSKLKIFTCNSNPKLASQIADYIGIPMGESHTTSFSDGEIQVKLSESVRGCHVYIVQSTCGPVNDNLMELLVMVDALKRASAKSINVVIPYYGYARQDRKARSRDPITAKLVANLIEKAGAHRVITMDLHAMQIQGFFDIPVDHLLGVPILAQYFRSKQIQNPVVVSPDHGGVVRARKLADFLNAPLAIIDKRRPEPNVSEVMNIIGNIEGKTAILIDDIIDTAGTIVLGANALMEGGVKEVYACCTHPVLSGPAHERLENSPIKEIIVTDTIPIRSSNPTSKLKVLSVAPLMGEAIIRVHEELSISKLFEIE, encoded by the coding sequence ATGACTTATTGCGATTCCAAATTAAAGATTTTCACCTGCAACTCCAATCCTAAGCTGGCTAGTCAAATTGCCGATTATATCGGAATTCCGATGGGTGAATCACATACCACAAGCTTCAGCGACGGGGAGATTCAGGTCAAGCTGTCTGAGAGTGTCCGGGGCTGCCATGTCTATATCGTACAGTCGACTTGTGGTCCGGTTAACGACAATTTGATGGAGCTTCTGGTTATGGTAGATGCGCTCAAACGCGCTTCCGCGAAAAGCATCAATGTGGTTATTCCTTATTACGGATACGCTCGTCAAGACCGTAAGGCGCGTTCCCGTGATCCAATTACGGCCAAGCTGGTAGCGAACCTGATCGAAAAAGCAGGAGCTCACCGTGTTATCACGATGGACCTTCATGCGATGCAAATTCAAGGCTTTTTTGATATTCCGGTGGATCATCTGCTGGGTGTTCCGATTCTTGCCCAGTATTTCCGTTCGAAGCAAATCCAGAATCCGGTTGTGGTCTCCCCGGACCATGGCGGTGTTGTGCGGGCTAGAAAGCTTGCCGATTTCCTTAACGCACCTCTGGCGATCATCGACAAACGCCGTCCGGAACCGAATGTCAGCGAAGTCATGAATATTATCGGTAACATCGAAGGTAAAACAGCGATTCTGATCGATGATATTATCGACACTGCCGGAACGATTGTACTGGGAGCCAATGCCTTGATGGAAGGCGGCGTGAAGGAAGTTTATGCTTGCTGTACCCACCCGGTATTGTCCGGACCTGCGCATGAACGTCTGGAAAATTCACCAATCAAAGAAATTATCGTGACGGATACCATTCCAATCCGCAGCAGCAATCCGACCTCGAAGCTCAAAGTGTTGTCCGTGGCTCCACTTATGGGTGAGGCGATTATTCGTGTTCATGAGGAGCTGTCCATCAGCAAATTGTTCGAAATCGAATAG
- the pth gene encoding aminoacyl-tRNA hydrolase has translation MKWIVGLGNPGPQYAKTRHNVGFMALDELAARNGITFNQNKCKSVIGEGVIGGVKTVLIKPMTFMNLSGEAVRAYMEYYKVNLEDMIVVYDDLDTEIGKIRLRYQGSAGGHNGIKSIIQHTGTQSFNRVRMGISRPEPGFAIVDYVLSAFPKKEGDRLKTMILDTCDALEFSLQHTFEQTMAKFNG, from the coding sequence ATGAAATGGATTGTTGGACTCGGAAATCCGGGACCGCAGTACGCCAAAACCAGGCATAACGTCGGTTTTATGGCGCTTGACGAGCTAGCGGCCAGAAACGGAATCACCTTTAACCAGAATAAGTGCAAGTCCGTAATCGGTGAGGGCGTCATCGGGGGAGTCAAGACAGTTCTGATCAAACCCATGACCTTTATGAACCTGTCCGGAGAAGCAGTTCGTGCATACATGGAATATTATAAAGTGAATTTAGAGGATATGATTGTAGTCTATGATGATCTTGATACGGAAATCGGCAAAATCCGGCTGCGTTATCAGGGAAGTGCCGGAGGCCATAACGGAATCAAGTCGATCATACAGCATACAGGCACGCAAAGCTTCAACCGTGTGCGGATGGGGATCTCCCGTCCTGAACCGGGCTTTGCTATTGTAGATTATGTGCTTTCTGCCTTTCCCAAGAAAGAAGGAGACAGGCTGAAGACCATGATCCTAGATACCTGTGACGCCCTGGAGTTCAGCCTGCAGCATACCTTTGAACAGACCATGGCCAAATTCAATGGCTAA
- a CDS encoding anti-sigma-F factor Fin family protein, whose product MAIHYVCRHCRTFLGSINRSNITEAQLGLHSLTPAERRDIIAYDSEGEITVKVTCDYCKQALENNPELSLLASPLQ is encoded by the coding sequence ATGGCAATACACTACGTATGCAGGCACTGCCGGACATTTCTGGGAAGCATCAATAGAAGTAATATCACAGAAGCGCAGCTTGGTCTGCATTCTTTGACCCCTGCGGAGCGCAGAGATATCATAGCGTATGATTCAGAAGGTGAGATCACGGTAAAGGTTACTTGCGATTACTGCAAGCAGGCCTTGGAGAACAACCCTGAGCTCAGCCTGCTGGCCAGTCCGCTTCAGTAA
- the mfd gene encoding transcription-repair coupling factor: MLQGLIEAFSKDPDFQSVTRGVAAGMKEQLISGLSGSARQIMLAALHEETERPLLIVTHNMFSAQKMAEDLQEALSPDRVLLYPANELVAAEAAVSSPETLAQRIDVLTKCAQGFRGVVVVPYSGVRRLLPSPHVMAEAQLTVSQDGTLSLDDFLMSMIMMGYERVERVENRGELSVRGGIVDFYPMTSSLAYRVELFDDEIDSIRTFDPADQRSIDKVRSVKITPAKEIIADQSRQDSAASEAAAMLERQLEKMTDRQAKLRLREEMGRELEMLRQGTYFPEVYKYISLLYPERCHLYDYMAQDTLLIMDEPARLLETAKQLERDESEWNLHLLQNGKNLPDLHLSVDNEAIMYRRPFQSLFMSIFLRQVPHIQPQNILGFISRGMQDFHGQMNVLKSEMERWHKSGVQVVMLASSEERMERVRRVLYDYGIEEPTIVHGNLGSGFELPSIHLAVITEGEMFSQKQRKARKVSKGIDNAERIKSYTELKIGDYVVHQNHGIGKYMGIGTLEVSGIHRDYMHILYAGGDKLSVPIEQIDLIQKYVGSEDKEPKVYKLGGNEWTRVTNKVRSSVQDIADDLIKLYAERQSALGYGFEKDTQEQREFEEMFPYDETRDQLRAIEEIKKDMEQNRPMDRLLCGDVGYGKTEVAIRAAFKSAIEGKQVAVLVPTTILAQQHYETFRERFANYPLNIQVLSRFRSRKEQNETIKGVRQGTVDVVIGTHRLLSQDMVFKDLGLLIVDEEQRFGVTHKEKLKKLKTNVDVLTLTATPIPRTLHMSMLGVRDLSVIETPPENRFPVQTYVVEHSQTLTREAVERELARGGQVYYLYNRVQGIQEMAAQISMLVPEARVGIGHGQMSESELEKTILDFLDGEYDVLVSTSIIETGVDIPNVNTLIVHDADKMGLSQLYQLRGRVGRSNRIAYAYFTYQRDKVLTEVAEKRLQSIKEFTELGSGFKIAMRDLSIRGAGNLLGAEQHGFIASVGFDLYSQMLAEEIRKRKVTVLGEEDTSLKQGNTVIDLSIDAYLPSEYIYDSIQKIEIYKKVAAVSTFEDAGELEDELLDRFGELPEAVVNLLSVARLKVYGKLYGLESMIRRGDDVSLNFHEGSTGAFDTAKLAKVGNSFERRVQFDRDAKASIRIKSKDLDDKALLDLLEQFLAAAKQSLKLKGELHDVVK; this comes from the coding sequence TTGTTACAAGGTCTTATAGAAGCTTTTTCCAAAGATCCTGATTTTCAGTCCGTCACCCGTGGTGTTGCCGCAGGGATGAAGGAGCAGCTAATATCAGGTTTGTCCGGTTCGGCCAGACAAATTATGCTGGCGGCGCTGCATGAAGAAACCGAACGGCCGCTGCTTATAGTCACCCATAATATGTTCTCGGCCCAGAAGATGGCTGAGGATTTGCAGGAAGCGCTTTCTCCGGATCGCGTGCTGCTTTACCCTGCCAATGAGCTGGTTGCCGCTGAAGCGGCTGTCTCCAGCCCTGAGACGCTTGCTCAGCGGATAGATGTCCTGACCAAATGTGCCCAGGGCTTCCGTGGCGTTGTGGTTGTGCCTTATTCTGGCGTCCGGCGTCTGCTTCCGTCGCCGCATGTGATGGCAGAGGCACAATTAACCGTTTCACAGGATGGAACCCTCTCTCTGGATGATTTTCTGATGTCTATGATTATGATGGGTTATGAACGGGTTGAACGGGTAGAGAACCGTGGTGAGCTTAGTGTGCGGGGAGGCATTGTCGATTTCTATCCAATGACCTCATCGCTGGCTTACCGGGTAGAGCTGTTTGATGATGAGATCGATTCGATTCGAACCTTTGATCCTGCAGACCAGCGATCCATCGACAAGGTGCGCAGTGTGAAGATCACACCGGCTAAGGAGATCATCGCAGACCAGTCCCGCCAGGATTCGGCAGCCTCTGAAGCGGCAGCGATGCTGGAACGCCAGCTGGAGAAAATGACCGACCGGCAGGCAAAGCTGCGTTTGCGTGAGGAAATGGGCCGGGAGCTGGAGATGCTGCGGCAGGGAACCTATTTCCCTGAAGTCTATAAATATATCAGTCTCTTATATCCTGAACGCTGCCATTTATATGATTATATGGCACAGGACACCCTTCTTATTATGGATGAGCCGGCCAGACTGCTGGAAACGGCGAAACAGCTGGAGCGGGACGAGTCGGAATGGAACCTGCATTTGCTGCAGAACGGCAAAAACCTGCCTGATCTTCATCTTTCCGTAGACAATGAAGCTATCATGTACCGCCGCCCATTCCAGAGCCTGTTCATGTCAATTTTCCTGCGCCAGGTTCCACATATCCAGCCGCAGAACATCCTTGGATTTATCAGCCGCGGCATGCAGGATTTCCACGGCCAGATGAATGTGCTGAAATCGGAGATGGAGCGCTGGCATAAGTCGGGTGTGCAGGTTGTGATGCTGGCGAGCAGCGAGGAGCGGATGGAGCGGGTCCGCCGGGTGCTGTACGATTATGGCATTGAAGAGCCTACTATTGTCCACGGGAATCTGGGCTCCGGTTTTGAGCTGCCTTCCATTCATCTTGCTGTGATCACTGAAGGAGAGATGTTCTCCCAGAAGCAGCGTAAGGCGCGCAAGGTTTCCAAAGGAATTGACAATGCAGAACGGATTAAGAGCTATACCGAGCTTAAAATCGGCGATTACGTGGTACACCAGAATCACGGTATCGGCAAATATATGGGGATTGGCACGCTTGAGGTCAGCGGAATTCACCGGGATTATATGCATATTCTATATGCCGGTGGCGATAAGCTGTCCGTACCGATTGAACAGATAGATCTGATTCAGAAATATGTCGGATCGGAAGATAAAGAACCGAAGGTATACAAGCTTGGCGGAAACGAGTGGACGCGAGTCACCAATAAAGTGCGTTCTTCTGTTCAGGATATCGCGGATGATCTGATTAAGCTGTACGCTGAGCGCCAAAGTGCTCTGGGTTATGGTTTTGAGAAGGATACGCAGGAGCAGCGTGAATTCGAGGAAATGTTCCCGTATGACGAAACCCGCGATCAGCTGCGCGCTATCGAAGAGATCAAGAAGGATATGGAGCAGAACCGTCCGATGGACCGGCTGCTATGCGGAGACGTAGGCTATGGCAAGACGGAAGTGGCGATCCGGGCAGCCTTCAAATCAGCGATTGAAGGCAAGCAGGTTGCCGTGCTGGTGCCGACCACAATCCTCGCACAGCAGCATTATGAAACCTTCCGTGAGCGGTTTGCCAATTATCCGCTGAACATTCAGGTACTGAGCCGCTTCCGCAGCCGTAAAGAGCAGAACGAGACCATTAAGGGTGTCCGGCAGGGAACGGTAGATGTAGTAATCGGCACACACAGACTGTTGTCGCAGGATATGGTCTTTAAGGATCTCGGTCTTTTAATTGTTGATGAAGAGCAGCGCTTTGGTGTAACCCATAAAGAAAAACTCAAGAAGCTCAAGACCAATGTCGATGTGCTCACCTTGACTGCAACGCCTATTCCACGGACCTTGCATATGTCGATGCTTGGCGTGCGGGATTTGTCAGTCATTGAGACACCACCGGAGAACCGCTTTCCCGTGCAGACGTATGTGGTTGAACATAGTCAGACGCTTACCCGGGAAGCGGTGGAACGTGAGCTGGCCCGTGGAGGACAGGTCTATTATCTCTACAACCGCGTTCAAGGTATTCAGGAAATGGCCGCACAAATCTCCATGCTTGTTCCGGAAGCAAGGGTCGGCATTGGCCATGGCCAAATGTCGGAGTCGGAGCTGGAGAAGACCATACTCGACTTCCTTGACGGAGAATACGATGTGCTGGTGAGCACAAGTATTATTGAGACTGGAGTGGATATTCCGAACGTCAATACGCTTATTGTCCATGATGCCGACAAAATGGGGCTATCACAGCTCTATCAGCTGCGTGGACGTGTAGGACGCTCCAACAGGATTGCCTATGCCTATTTCACGTACCAGCGGGACAAGGTGCTGACTGAGGTCGCGGAGAAGCGCCTGCAATCTATCAAGGAATTTACGGAGCTTGGCTCCGGCTTCAAAATTGCCATGCGCGACCTTTCCATTCGCGGAGCGGGCAATCTGCTTGGTGCGGAGCAGCACGGGTTTATCGCTTCCGTCGGTTTCGATCTGTATTCGCAAATGCTGGCGGAAGAAATCCGCAAGCGTAAGGTTACTGTACTGGGAGAAGAGGATACTTCGCTGAAGCAGGGCAATACGGTCATTGATTTGTCCATTGATGCGTATCTTCCATCCGAGTATATTTACGACAGCATCCAGAAGATCGAAATTTATAAGAAGGTTGCGGCGGTTTCCACTTTTGAGGACGCTGGGGAACTGGAGGATGAGCTGCTTGACCGCTTCGGAGAATTGCCGGAGGCCGTAGTCAATCTGCTGTCCGTAGCCCGGCTCAAGGTATATGGAAAGCTCTATGGATTGGAATCGATGATCCGTCGTGGCGACGATGTTTCGTTGAACTTCCATGAAGGCAGCACCGGGGCCTTTGATACGGCCAAGCTTGCCAAAGTTGGAAATAGCTTCGAAAGACGTGTACAATTTGATAGGGATGCTAAAGCCAGTATCCGCATCAAGTCGAAGGATCTTGACGATAAGGCGCTGCTTGATCTGTTGGAGCAGTTTCTGGCTGCGGCTAAACAGTCTCTAAAATTGAAGGGAGAACTACATGATGTCGTTAAATAA